TTTTGAGTTTTAATATTGGAaatacatatttgataaatatttaaaaaaaaatccaatattgAAGTAGATggaaataacaataaaacaatcTAAGGAAATATTATGAATTATTGAAATTAACAAAACcagattattttattttactaatttGAAAGATGTGATATATTCAGTAACAGAATGTAGAAATATGCAAATGTAACTATTGCTGTATAAATGAAATAGTCCTTGTCACAACTGTATGTCCATGCTCAACAACATTAATAAACTAATTAGTGCTGAGAAAAATCATGACAATCTGGAATGTGTCTGTCACTGGtaacacaaaattataaaatacaattattcCCATTTTGCCACCAAGTAATAGATGTAAATGCTTCTCTATATTTACAGTAATTCTatagtttgatatattttttgcAGAACCTTGGAAACAGCATTTTAGAAAAttccaaaaacaatgaaaatttacaagaaatactAACCCCAGCCACCATAATGGTTGTCAGTGTTACTGCATCTACTACACAAGGGTAGGTATAGTTAAATGAGATGTAATAAACACAGTTGATTTTTCTGGTTAAAACAAACAGACTTATAACAAATGTAATTATTCATTACCCAAGTAGACATAGTggtaaagaattaaaaaaaaaacctcaaaaatATAGGTGCAGCAGTTctggttaaattttgtaaaattgaaaacaattctgGAATTAAAAGAAGAATCAAATGCTGTCGGCAGACATTTCTGGTCATTTCAGAATTAGAGTCACCTAGTATAAATTGCTTTTTACTGTAAGCCTAATGATAATGTAGAAATAAAGGTTATTTTTAGGAGTTAATTGATGTGTAAACTGTGCTAACTTACAAATAgaatttattttcagaaattaaGTGTGAAATGAAAGGCAAAGTTAACAAATTGACTTTATAATAAGTATGAAAATGAAAGGCTAAATAAACACATACAGAATTTTGTCTGATAACCATTAACCTTTATTACTTATCATTCCAATTAAATGCATTAGGGATGTTTACTAgtcttgtttttttactttttgtcagatatttggAATAGccattgaaaaaaatgtctgctattttttactttcttttcatatttaatttcaCTTAGTTAAAAGTCTTTTTTGAAAACCTTTTAATATCGTAGTTATGTTATcataatttttataaagaaaaaaggtGCCAATTTTAAATGTTGTATGAAAAAACTAGAGAATATCATTTCTGCCAAACTTTTAATGgctttatctcaaaaacaagaaCATAGACCTgtaaatttttttctgtttttatgtcACACCTACAATATAGTAGGGGCGGGGGgggattatgttttctggtctgtgcgtctgtttgttcgtccatccgtctgtcccgattcaagttaaagtttttggtcaaggtaatttttgatgaagttgaagtccgaacaacttgaaactttgccaacatgttccctatgatatgatctttctaattataacgCCAAATAAGAGTgtttatcccaatttcacagtccattgaacatagtaaatgatagtgcgagtggggcatctgtgtactttggacagaTTTTTTGTTTAAGATCTTTTAAGTTCTgttatttacataataaaatttcGCTGATACTTGAAGTTCTATTTCTCCTGAGGCCATTCACCAATGAAATAAAACTTAACATAAAACATTTGAGTCATCACAGAATAAACTAAATATAGATCTTGATTTAATTTCATAGTAAAATTCCACAGAAgagtttctttatttttctaatgCAACAAGAAAAGTAAACTTTAAAGGCCAACGCTCTGTGTTGAAGacggtactttgacctataatgcatagtaatggtttactttttttaaattgtgacttggatggagagttgtctcattggcactcgtaccaaatcttcttatatataaTAACTGCAACTAACTTGTTCCCATCATAACATACAAACATatcttctctttggtcgggttgatgtctaGTTGAcatattccccttttccattctcagttttatagATATCACATCCTAATTATGCCCCGTCTACGATagtagtaggggcattatgttttctggtctgtgcgtccgttcgtccgtctgttcgttcgtctgttcgttcgtccgttcgtccgtctgtcccatgtcaggttaaagtttttggtcgaggtagtttatgatgaagttatagttgcatccatttgtaactttacatacatagtcattataatagggaatttctaaaaagtacctcaaatttaggttttggtcctcatttcatggttcattgaacatgaaaatgagattgtgtgaaacagctctttgccaggttaaagtttttggtcgaggtagtttatgatgaagttatagttgcatccatttgtaactttacatacatagtcattatgatagggaatttctaaaaagtacctcaaatttagtttttatgccccacctacgatagtagaggggcattatgttttctggtctgtgcgtccgttcgtccgtctgttcgttcgttcgttcgtccgttcgttcgtccgtctgtcccgcttcaggttaaagtttttggtcaaggtagtttttgatgaagttgaagtccaatcaacttgaaacttagtatacatgtgccctatgatatgatctttctaatttaaatgccaaattagagttttgaccccgattttacggttcactgaacatagaaaatgatagtgcaaatttcaggttaaagtttttggtcaaggtagtttttgatgaagttgaagtccaatcaacttgaaacttagtatacatgtgccctatgatatgatctttctaatttaaatgccaaattagagttttgaccccaattttacggttcactgaacatagaaaatgatagtgcaaatttcaggttaaagtttttggcttcaggttaaagtttttggtcaaggtagtttttgatgaagttgaagtccaatcaacttgaaacttagtatacatgtgccctatgatatgatctttctaatttaaatgccaaattagagttttaaccccaattttacggttcactgaacatagaaaatgatagtgcaaatttcaggttaaagtttttggcttcaggttaaagtttttggtcaaggtagtttttgatgaagttgaagtccaatcaacttgaaacttagtatacatgtgccctatgatatgatctttctaatttaaatgccaaattagagttttgaccccaattttacggttcactgaacatagaaaatgatagtgcaaatttcaggttaaagtttttggcttcaggttaaagtttttggtcaaggtagtttttgatgaagttgaagtccaatcaacttgaaacttagtatacatgtgccctatgatatgatctttctaattttaatgccaaattagatttttaccctatttcacggtccatggaacatggaaaatgattgagtggggcatccgtgtactttggacacattcttgttttaaaatgatttaattatgAATATGTAGGCAATAAATTAAAGTGATGAAATAGTTGTGTGAAAAAATGTTGGGTGTTTAGACTTATTTCCTATTTAATTTGAATACTGTTAGTTACTCAAAGTTGTCCAGTCATCAGTTCTATAATTTGAAGAAATAGTAATTCACTTTTGCAGTATTCTGTTTTAGTTCAATGCTTACAGATGAAGAATTAGCGGTTGTCATGGATGCCTGCAGAATggtaaaatttaattatttatctttGCATCAAGATATACTcctaaaatcaatttatttcttttgaaattgtATGAAGTACAATGTAAGACTTAAatgtttctttggtttttatacaaccgcaaaacaTTTTGCAGTCGTACATTGGTATCATGTCATGGTTGTCGTCGTCTGAAGACggttggtttccagacaataactttagtataaataaatataaagcttAGATTGCTGCCTAAAATTGTAGTCTCTGTAGACTTTGAAATTTGTATGCTGCTACTCCTCTAAATATCTGTCTATTCTAGTCAGAACAAAGACTGGTTGGCAACGGAGCCaaaacataaatttgacagctagtgcccctaaTGTATGTAAAAGAGGTAACACTATAGTTCAATAGCTCAAACCACCTCATAAAATACATAggacacacacagaaatgaacaaataAATGTGGGACAGTACATGGAAGATTACATATAGAGTTCACATAATATCTTTTGTATTTTCAGGCTGTTGAATTAAGCGAATTCAAACTAAAGATATTTGAGTATGTGGAGTCTAGGATGTCTTTCATTGCACCTAACCTCTCAATTATTGTAGGGGCTTCAATAGCTGCCAAATTGATGGGTAAGAGTTTAGCATTCAtttttattgcatagcaatataatatttcccacagaaagaaaccaaaagttagcgtgcaataaattctaatattgcactaatGCAATAAAACTTCTAAATTCATTACATCATCAACAACagaatcttagtttaaaccaatttttactttcaaatattatattgctatacaataaaagggttattgcattaatattggggaatattgtccctcgtagaacatatattgcactcgcaagctcgtgcaatataaaattctactcgggacaatattccccaatattcatgcaataaccctataatattgtattttaaatattgattACATATAATATTGGAAACAATAATCAAACAACtgacaggggcggatccaggactTCGATGTCTGGGGGGGCACCATGAAccaatatttttgttgttaaatatatatatgcgGATTTGAGTGGGTGCtaggtttgtttttgtgtttttttgtgtttttttttggggggggggggtgtgtcaaatcattatttctgtatttcgatatgttttaagttttttaCTTTTGCACTTTATTGCCAATTGATCTTTATTATATTCGACCTAaacatgcatcaaatatttgccactggacgttaacaccatgcaacaatttaaacaatattttctttatatttcatcaacTCTATATTCTGTTATCTATATTTTTGGCCCCGACTTATACTTTTTTGCACATTATTCGAATATCTGCAAAACACCTTTATATCTTCATAAATGGTGACCTTTTGCATAGCCTCGTCCATGTACATGCATGGTAATTGAAACAAgaccaataaaaacaaatataactgcATGCTTCGGCTTTTAGAGAAATGTTTAAGTCCAAGATTCTGTTACAAACTAAATTTTAACGAAAATCAAGtagcattttattaatgattatttaataggaaatgtcaatttatttttcctGGACGAGGGAAAGCATTAGGGTAAAGGGCAGGGGGAGtaaatttttttgttgatttcccTTCCATAAGAGGGGAATGAaatatgatattatttaaaaaaaaaacatatcttctaagttatcaaaaaataaatagtttaatttgttgctaaataaattcaaaaaaagaaagttttggaaaaaaagtacatttacagGAAATGTTTGTACCTTTTCTTCAAAAACACAGATCAGACGTTTCACCTGGTAATCGATCTTAATCGGTATTGTATTATAAACCAATACAATTTTGTACTATTCCAATCATAATGTAAATGTATTTTGATCTATTTTACATAAAATCTTTTGCATAGACATATTACACACAGGTGTCAATATTTACACACCCACCGATAAGTTGTCATAAATCACGCATGGGGACGCTGGTATTAATTAACGGCCAGTTTAAGAAGCCTAATCAAGCTGTGACAATTTCCGCACTAGATGAGAAGTTTCAGtatcaataaaattatgttagaaaaaaaaattgttgaccTGAACTGGGGGGGGGCACGTGCCCcttgtgccccccccccccccccccccccccccggtaaATCCGCCACTGACTGAATAATCATTCATTTAAATTGATTTCTCAATagaaaaataaggagatgaggtatgattgcttatgaaacaactatcaaccaaagttcaaataaagtgaataTAAGAAATTATAGGCAATCATATTATATTGCCTATGaaacaactatcaaccaaagtttaaatgaagtgaatataagcaattataggcaaccatacagccttcaacaatgagaataacCTATttcatatagtcagctataaaaggccccaacatggaaattatgaaacaattcaattgagaaaacttaaggcatactttatataaaaacaatctaaggaaaacaaatatgacagacacgaaccaacgacaaccactgaatgtcTCCCttaattctgtaaaaaaaaaagacttttaatTTTAGTGCATCTGAAATATTTTATGGGGTACTTTCATCAAGAATGCTCATAATTTGCCGTAGACAGTTGTAACATGAATTGTTAATCAGTTAGGGAACATGacttaaacaagtaacttttaaaaattacctAGTCAAGTTATGTTGAAAAGTGAGGTACTAATGTGTGATAAACCAGTAAGGATGATGTCTGATTCATATTACATTATACTTCTAAGGGGGAAGAAAACCTTATCATACGTTCTCCTTTGCAAAAACGATATTTCCTTTAACATAAGTGTGGTCAGCATTAGACTGACAGAATACATGTGAAACAAGAGACTACTGAAGAAAGGTATGACTgattgtatattatttatttcacAGGTCTGGCAGGAGGGTTAACAAACTTGTCTAAGATGCCAGCGTGTAATGTTTTGCTTTTGGGCTCACAGAAGAAGACATTGTCTGGATTCTCTACAGCAGCTATCATGCCACACACAGGATACATATACTACAGTGATACAGTACAGAAAACTCCACCGGTAAGATAGTCTatgtagaaataaatatttttcttctttcatGTTATTTGGCCAAATCCATTGATGTAAGAATTGTAGTCTATTGCCATCCCtgggtattaaaaaaaaagacaaactgttatgttttattcatttggtTAAAAATTTAATCTCTTGCACACCTAAGGAAGGTGTTTCAGACATGTATCATGCATGTAATTCAGTGCACCGAAGTTAGTATCATAAATTATGTCACTAGGTTTGCTTAGACTTCCTTAACCAATAATTAACAGTCataaaggagtatgttcgataaggtcctaaaatggcccacTTTTtgggcgtaaatttcaaattcggatttattgaccaatatcacgataaattatagctaaaACATTGACTAAATAGGACATAAgccattttgtttaaaattttacgtttctgcgtttcattatgacgtcacaagttgtactcatattgatttttcatgaaaaaatcaatgaaaatggatAAATTTCCAAAGATTATTTGACAGGAAACTTAGAgagcatacgtcgacaacaaagatcttttaaaataatgtttgtgaagacatttaacatgtcttatttgaatattaagcttgtcgacgcctgcgctgtatgtttcctggtcctttatttggttgaaatcccactgattttgtcaaatttcaccaaaatcccttatcttgaccgTTTTGGAATGTAAAAATCGttgtgttagaattaaactttgacaaaaacagctctgtttaactttttcacatgtctttaaggcaacataaaacatttattgtcttgtaaccatgaactttataattggggccaaatatggcacttaccgaacttactcctttgtaCAAACATATTCAtcagtgtttcttgtttctcttttttatatagattagaccgttggttttccccttTGAATAGTTttagtaattttgggggccctttatagtttgctgttctgtgtgagccaaggctccgtgttgaaggtcataccttgacctataacggttaacttttataaattgttacttggatggagagttgtctcattggcactcataccacatcttcctgtacCTATTAAAGTTATATTTACTAGAAGAAAGAAGGACATGTTAAGGTATACAACATATTGAAACTTTAATGGAAAAAAATTGGTGTTATATAGTATGGGTTTCAACTTTTAAAGAATTGTATCTTTCTACTGATTACTTCTACTTCATTGCAGGATCTGAGAAAGAAAGCAGCGAGGTTGGTATCAGCCAAAAGTACACTAGCAGCCAGAGTAGACAGCTTCCATGAAAGTGTAGATGGTAAAGTAGGGGACCAACTGGCAGCTGATATtgaacaaaaattagaaaaactaCAGGAGCCTCCTCCAGTTAAACATGTGAAAGCTTTACCAGCCCCCATAGAGGTCCCCAAGAAGAAAAGAGGAGGAAGAAGGTAGGAATTATAAAGATAACTGATAAGACTCTCAGTAAAACATATTTAAGCTTTACCAGCCCCCATAGAGGTCCCCAAGAAGAAAAGAGGAGGAAGAAGGTAGGAATTATAAAGATAACTGATAAGACTATCAGTAAATCATGTTAAAGCTTTACCAGCCCCCATAGAGGTCCCCAAGAAGAAAAGAGGAGGAAGAAGGTAGGAATTATAAAGATAACTGATAAGACTATCAGTAAATCATGTTAAAGCTTTACCAGCCCCCATAGAGGTCCCCAAGAAGAAAAGAGGAGGAAGAAGGTAGGAATTATAAAGATAACTGATAAGACTATCAGTAAATCATGTTAAAGCTTTACCAGTCCCCATAGAGGTCCCCAAGAAGAAAAGAGGACGACGAAGGTAGGAATTATAAAAATAACTGATAAGACTATCAGTAAATCATGTTAAAGTTTACCCAGCCCCTAAAGAGGTCCCCAAGAAGAAAAGAGGAGGAAGAAGGTAGGAATCATAAAAACAATCAATAAGACTATCAGATAAAGAGGACATTATAGTTactttttgataatatttattgATTGAGTTTTGATAAATGCCACTTGAAACACTATTTTGTGGCAGttagtttttattggtagaggaagctgacatataaataataagtatttttttggaaatttatgAAGTAATAGAATAGtatgttaacttttataaataatatttttattcataatttcagagccagaaaagtaaaagaaagaCTAGGACTTTCAGAAATGGCTAAAGCTGCTAACAGAATGAGCTTTGGAGAGGTCAGTACTAATGAACATGATCTGGTTTATTTTAGATATATTATCATTTTCTGTGAATGAAAAGAATTAAAAAAGCCAACTTTAATTTATATAACATAATCTACCAAATATTCAGTAATACCAATCCTATCTCAACAGCAAC
This genomic window from Mytilus galloprovincialis chromosome 9, xbMytGall1.hap1.1, whole genome shotgun sequence contains:
- the LOC143044691 gene encoding U4/U6 small nuclear ribonucleoprotein Prp31-like isoform X2; the encoded protein is MSLADELLADYEEAGGEAIEDEADIEMTDISEVAEVSEEVDFSTKDSVRSVAKLRDSQKLKDVMQQVQVYATQPRRKKVAGPVEADPEYQLIVEANNLTVEIDNEINVIHKFTRDHYSKRFPELESLVPMPMEYVRTVKNLGNSILENSKNNENLQEILTPATIMVVSVTASTTQGSMLTDEELAVVMDACRMAVELSEFKLKIFEYVESRMSFIAPNLSIIVGASIAAKLMGLAGGLTNLSKMPACNVLLLGSQKKTLSGFSTAAIMPHTGYIYYSDTVQKTPPDLRKKAARLVSAKSTLAARVDSFHESVDGKVGDQLAADIEQKLEKLQEPPPVKHVKALPAPIEVPKKKRGGRRARKVKERLGLSEMAKAANRMSFGEIEEDAYQDDLGFTMGTLGSKAKSGRIRGPVVDSKTKARISKTLQMKVQKQNNQTWGGSTTVKKQISGTASSVAFTPLQVNTHLTLT